In the genome of Palaemon carinicauda isolate YSFRI2023 chromosome 15, ASM3689809v2, whole genome shotgun sequence, one region contains:
- the LOC137654049 gene encoding tigger transposable element-derived protein 1-like, translating to MELLLLIWINGKEIFDYTITETIICEKASTIYCDLKAVSSGGDAGESSSDPTTEEFKAYRGWFEKFKRRTGIHSVVRHGEASSSYTKAANDFGKKFDKIVEDEGYVEQQVFYCDETGLFWKKKPGRTYITAEEKKMPGHKPMKDRLTLAQCTNASRDCKIKPLLVYHSEHPGAFKAHRVNKDMLHVFLRTNSKAWVSGHFFVEWVNQVFGHAVKMYLQERNLPLKCLL from the coding sequence atggaacttcttttgttgatatggataaatgGCAAAGAGATATTTGACTAtacaatcactgaaacgatcatttgtgagaaggccagcactatctattgtgacttgaaggcggtgagctctgggggtgacgcgggggagagttcaagcGATCcaacaacggaggaattcaaggcgtatcgtgggtggttcgagaaatttaagagacggaccgggattcattcagttgttcggcacggagaggcttcaagttcgtacaccaaggctgctaacgattttggtAAAAAGTTTGataagatcgtggaggatgaaggctacgtagagcagcaagttttctattgtgatgaaaccggtctattTTGGAAAAAGAAGCCtggtcgaacatacattaccgccgaagagaagaaaatgcctggacataagcctatgaaggatcggttgactcttgcccaatGTACCAATGCTagcagggactgcaaaataaagccgttattggtatATCATTCCGAACACCCtggggcatttaaggcacatagagtcaataaggacatgctgcatgttttcttgcgtactaattctaaggcttgggttagtgggcatttctttgttgaatgggtaaaccaagttttcggtcatGCTGTCAAGATGtaccttcaggaaaggaatttgcctttaaagtgcttgctttga
- the LOC137654050 gene encoding tigger transposable element-derived protein 1-like: protein MIVNVPHASRGWFEKFRNRTGIHRVTRNGDAASSDQAAAEKYVGEFDRYIKEQNLIPQQVFNCDETRLFWKKMPSNNYITKDETKMPGHKPMKDRLTLLLCTNYSGGC from the coding sequence caagcaggggctggtttgagaaattccggaacagaactggtattcaccgtgtgactaggaaTGGGGAcgcagccagttcggatcaggcggcagctgaaaaatacgttggcgaattcgaccgatacattaaggaacaaaatttgatcccacagcaagtcttcaattgcgatgagaccaggttattttggaagaaaatgccgtcCAATaactacattaccaaggacgagacgaagatgccaggtcacaagccaatgaaagatagactgacGTTGCTGCTGTGCACCAATTATAGTGGCGGTTGCTAA